In Hypanus sabinus isolate sHypSab1 chromosome 25, sHypSab1.hap1, whole genome shotgun sequence, the genomic stretch TTTACTATATATCCTGAGCAGAGATCTGTGCAGAAGGAGTTCTGCTGTGAGCTGGTGAAGTACATTGGCAATGCAGCTCCTGAACAAATCAAATACAGAGGGGAATTGTTTCCTAGCTGTGGGACATCAGCTAGTGTGAAACAACTAGATCAAGACTCTTTTTCAATTTAATCCACTCCGAGATGAATTTATAATTATGCTCTGTTGATATCAATTTTTATGTCTAATTTATGCAACTACTTCCTCATAATATTTTATGCACAGTTTTATAGGCAAATGAGATATCCCAAAGTGGAACACCCTTTTCATTTCTAGTTTTTCCAGTGCAAATATTTTTCACCCTGAATGAGCTAATGTCTCATGTGAAACATATATTAATCTAATGAACAAAGTGTCCTTAAAAGTAGAGAAAAAATCACAATTCCCAATTTAGGATTAATGAATAAATACCAATCTGACAGAGAATATTTGGCGAACTACTGCCATGTCATGAGTTGCTAAGAAGCAAATACAGCAAAGGCAAAAGTTAATTGAATATATTGCATTGATATACTTAGTATAAAATATCTTACATAACGAAACATAATTCACCAGAGTTGAATTTTCATCTTTCAAGGACAACATCCCTTCCTGCCATAACCTTCCTCCTgctccctctttttccattctccctTTTCCTCCAGCATGACATTTCAATCAACTTAGGGCTTAATGAGAAAAGGCACAATGATGTACCCAAAAGCAATTCAATATCAAAGGACTCAAAGACCTGCAAGAAAAATGCTATTCAATGAATGCCTCATAATCATCTTGGCAACCCCTAATCAACAAGAGAGTCCCCAGTGCCTGGTTACCATGGACTTCACCATAAATACTATCTAGGACATTAATTTTCATAggatgagattcattttccagttGTAATGAACATCTTCAGCTTTAAACATTAGCTCTGCTTTtctttccatgaatgctgcctgacctgctgaactttctcagaattttctatttttattttatattttcagtATCAGCAATTTATCCCTAGATTTTTTTTACTGATGAGATGTTATCATTGAATAACATTTAAAGTCAATTCAAACCAAGCAAAGGAGGAGAGAAAAAACACAAGCTGTAAAACAAACTCAGTCTATAAAAACCTTATTTCATTTCTTtctgtgatatatatatatatatatatagatagtgtTTAATAATATCACTTCTGCTTTCAAACCATTTCCTGGTTATAATTAAAGCAATAGACAAAGGGCTGTATCTCTTTCTCTTGCTCCATGCATGTCTTTGTGTGTTTAGTTTTGTACGtgaagtgtgtatgtgtgcgtgtgtgaacaCATAGGTGCATACTCACACTTGtgtcatttttctttcttttcttctgaAGTATATctagaaattatctttcaaataAGAGCTTTCAGCTCTTACGTGGTTGAGTCAAAATTTGTGTTGTCAAACAGCCAATACCATTAAAAATGTCTATAACTGCTCTGAACCAACTGATCAAGCTTCATCCATAAATtgttatattgctacttttaatactgGTTTTATGGCTGTCATGCATCTGAGTTGCTCTTTTGTACCGCTGGATattgcttgtactggctggttacttgattttatttactgtttatttatttgttgttttatagtaTTGAGTACGAGAGTTGCAAATTCATTTTCGCTGTATTGGTGCATGACAAACTGTACcacaataaagatatttcattttgtttcattcattcatttcattattttgagGGTCTATCTTGGGCAGACTTATGCAGATGGAAGAGCAAAAGGTAACTTTTGAAATGTCTCATCTGCATGCTCCAATGGACATGAATAGGCTATGACACAATTTGAATAGGAGTCAGCTTGTTCTCCTTCTGCCCCAACCAGTATCAATTCCTCATCCAGCAGCTCTGCCAAcagataataaacacaagagattctgcagattctggaaatccagagtaacacacacaaaatgctggaggaactcagctggtcaggcatcatctatggagaggaataagcagtcaatatttcacactgagaccctgtttattcctctccatagctgctgccagaTCTGCTGAATTCTGCCAACAGATTATCAGGTCTAAACTTACTTAGGAGATTTGCACAACTTGCAGCAACATTTGTTTATGTAACTATGTTTTCCCTTTAAAAGTAATGCATTGCTAGAGAACACAAAAAGCAAGGTAAATGTTTGACATACTGCATTTCCCAGCTCCTTCTCCTGGGGTTGATGGAAATCAAGACTGGCTTAGGAGGTCTTGCAGTGAATAACACTGGGTCACACCaatattttatatttacacaTTGTTTCAATAAGTTCATTAATAAATGAATATTAATTCTTAGTTATTAGTGATTTTAATTAAATGCAAGTTAAACAACTTTGATTTGATTGAATTTATTACTAAATCTTCCAACTATATGAACTATTTTATAGTACTCAACATTCAATGGTAACATGTGGGTAACAAAGATCTGCTTGTTGTTCACACAGGAAATGCCTGGAGTGGTAACAGGGGAGCAGAATTGGGGTTAAAGAAAGCTAAGGTAACTCAGGGTGATGGCAAGACTGAGCTCATTAGACCCCAGAAACCCAACAATCCTGTGAAGGATTCCAAGAGTTATCGTGCTCTTCATCGTGAATTGGTGTTAAATCACAAGAGGTGAGTCCTGCTTAAGAGgtgattttgaaaataattttacAGGAAGTTTATGTTTGTTCTGTGATTTTCTTCCTGTTGAGCAAAGTAATTGCCTTTGGTCCTTGCAACAGTTTGCACAAATGCCTCAGACTCAGTTGTCAGTAGATTTGACATTGTTGTGTGAACAAAGCCACTGGAGAGACACAGTTGGTAGGTATGAAAAGTGTTGTTTTATttgatacacacactcacaaataAGCTGACAGCCTTTTGGAgtcacgagagagagagagggagagagagacagaaagagagagaccccTTTCAGAGTAAGAGGCCTGATTGACCCaacattacatgacattttatatgctaatgaTCAAAATTCAGGACAATTCCAGATCTACAATGTTTCCTTTGAACTACATACACCTCCTGCTTCACACCCATACTATAGACACAAATAACAAATTTAAATGTGCGATGTCTGGTCTTCCAATTATCTGTGGTGTTTTTCATTAATTTGGATCACAATTCCTGGGAGCCCATTGTTCTTCGCTGCATTTTAGATTTAATCCAGTTATTTGCTATATGTGCTAATTCCAAAAAAACCTCTAATAAACACTAAATCACGCAACATAATTAAGAGTGAGAAGAAAAGGACTTCACATAAGAAGTAAGTAAAACATTCAGAATTTGAATTTCATTGGCAAACAAATTTTCTTAAAGCAAACTTCAAAATGTGTAGAAGAAGGATAAATACTAATTTCATCTGGGTGGGGGTACAAAGGGGACATTCATAAGTCACTTAATGTGGAGATGTAGGTTATACAATTGTAGGGAAGGAAAACTAACCACTATTTGCAGAAAATAAAACTAGGAAATTTGTGTTAAACTTGGCTGGGTCAGTGATGCAGTTCCGTGAAACACTTCTAACTTCTACATTATAAAAAATAATAGAAAGTCAATAAATACAGACTTCTGAGAGATTAGAAACATTGGGAAAAATTGAAGAAGTTTTAGATTTTCTTTTGAAAGGAGCTGTTTGAGGAATGATGTAATAAAAGCCTTTATGATGCGGAACCTGGAAGTAATATTTCCATCTACGGAGTGCGCTAAAACCAGAGGCTATAAATATTCACGAATAAATTGTGAGGAGAATTGAGAAAAAGTTTCTAATCAAAGAGTGGTCAGAATatacaataaaaacagaaaatgctagagatTCTTCTCAGGTTAGGCTGAAACTGGTAAgcaaaacagagttaacatttcaggttcaaGGCACTTTATGAGTCATGAGACGTTAATTATTTTTCCTTCTGCTCTTGCtgcctgttgtgtatttaatagttGCGTTATCATGTATACGTTttggtttcacagccacaagtttcACCTGccgagcagagtgatcccccttgtcaggaaaaacattatcccacaagagtaagaagtcCTCCACGgcgattaaatctttagacctgaatgcAACAATTGAAAATTTGTTCTACTATGACCTATTGTCCACACTACGCTggataagacagacagacagacatactttattgatcctgagggagattgggttttgttacaggtgcaacaaccaagaatagtgtagaaatatagcaatataaaaccataaataattcaataataatcatgccaagtggaaataagtccaggaccagcctattggctcggggtgtctgacactccgagggaggagttgtaaagtttgatggccacaggcagaaatgacttcctatgacgctcagtgtggcatctcggtggaatgagtctctggctgaatgtactcctgtgcctaaccagtacattatggagtggatgggagacattgtccaagatggcatgcatcttggacagcatcctcttttcagacatcatcgtcagagagtctagttccacccccacaacatcactggccttacgaatgagtttgttcattcttttggtgtttgctaccctcagcctgctgccccagcacacaacagcaaacatgatatcactggcctccacagactcgtagaacatcctcagcatcgtccggcagatgttaaaggacctcagtctcctcaggaaatagagacggctctggcctttcttgtagacagcctcagttttctttgaccagtccagtttattataaatccgtaactgaagctttttctctttgcttttaccctccgtccacactaaaatggtgttttcgtcccccgaaaccagagcttttcataaatgctctccaaagtgtgtatttttgaaaacaccaGATTGACcagagcagtgtggacggggtaaccggagacttctgaaagcgctgtcagacggcagtgcgctatttcattgttttcttgaacacaacctaacaatttcagaacaggcaacgagactgaagccagaagagttagaaatgtactcaccaaatactttgacccataactcactgaataaataagtatactcgctttgccctgttttctgtccttgcttgtatgaaggtggtttacctatttatgcaaatacttctctgacaataggcGTGTAACatcctaatgtaacattgtatggaaacacaagataacactgatgcagacgtgttttatacatttaacaaggtgctttattaatgcaacagagttagtcagtttttcaatgtttgttgtcagctgggtcaatctgtctctgtcggttgcctccatacactccagtatttgttttttttaattttaagttctcctgcgcgagagccaacagctgtccgtcgttttaagtttttctagtttgtaactacacaaacgcgcactttcactGCGAGATTCGGCACCAAGCATGTCGCTTGTTTtgggtagatgtgtcctgcgcaagcgcaggaggagattcaccgaaatctctgtttcaatgtggatggaggtatttttttaaaaacccatagtgtggacgcctgtcgtttttacgcgaaaccggtgttttcaaaattatccggtccagtgtggatgtagcctcagtctTTTCCAGCacttttgttttcatttcagatttccagaatatGCAGCATGAGTCTCATTTACTGTATTGAGGTCTGAAGGGCATACTCCTGTGTTGTACTGATCTAATATGCAATGTGCACAGTTGAGGTGAAATGCATGGATGTTTTGAATAGAAAGTCAGAAAAGAAAAAGCAGGAGAAAATATTTGCTGATAAGGTTGGTTGTAGAGAGTCTAGAGTAGGCAGGTGTGGAGCGTTATCATAAAGAGATATGTACATATGAAATGTAGAGATCAATTGGATTTATGTGACAGTTAAAAACAGATTTTCTTCTCCTTTGTCTCTCTTATGTATCGTTAATAGCAGGACTGTGGGACATGCTCATTAGGTGAGGATATACAAGAGGAAGGAATGGTGCTGAGCCAAAATCACAAATAGGTAACTGACAGAAGGATAGAGCAAATTACTGTAATATTGGAGAATACAATACTAAGTCTGGAAGTTTGCAATGTGCTCAGACAAAAGACGAGGTGCCGTCTCTTGGGCTCGTGCGTTGTGCCTCATTGCGATGTCGCAGGCTACTGCTGGCACAAAGCTGAGAGCAGGGCTGGGATGGAGAATTAAGGTGGCAGAGGCTCAGAGCGGCTCCAACAGACTAACTTCAGGAGCCCTACAGAGTTATCAGCCAAAGCTGCATTTTGTTTCTCCgctgtagaggagaccacattaTCAACAGGAAATGCAGTACTCTAGATTGAAAGAAGCACAGGGAAGAAGTgaaaggacaggtgtagcacttcctgGCTCACATGGGAAAGTATGTTGAAGTGGGGAGTAGCTGCTGGGGACTGAAGAGCCAGCAAGGGAGCAGTGAAAGGAAGGGGTAGAGGAATATGTGTCTGGTGGTGGAGTTCCTGGCAGGCATTGTGAAAGATACCTTGGTTAGAGATTTTTTAACCCTCTTTCTTGTTGAGAAGATACACTGAGAACCTTATAAATAATGGAGTAGATTTTCCTTAACCCTGAGAATCCTGGCCATCTGCCTATCGATTTAATGTTTGATTTTCATTTAATAGCTAAAGAATAAGGACCAAAGAAATTGGAAAAGCACTTTTCTTGAATGGCCCCACATGCAGCTTTCTGCTGGAGGATGTGGCCAGCTGTGCGCACACCCTGCACGAGGCTCACTCACTGTGAAACTGAACGTCCTTGATTCCTGAGGCACAGGGAAAAATAATGGTAGAGTGTGGTTTTGTTATTGATGGAATAAACAAACTATGAACTTTATATTATTGTCCAATATTTAAATGTCCTTTAAAGATAGAAGCATGCAACATTAGCATGTAACTTAAAGTTCACCTGACAAAAACTGAATTTATACTTAAAGAGTCCACTGAAACAAAGCATTTTGGAAGTTTCTATATAAAACAGATCAACATTTTTATATTCCTTCTCAGAGGCTTTGTACTACCGAGAAAACCTGAACTTCAATGGGTAATGGAACAAAGAAAATATAATTTATTAAGGGAACAGGAAAAAGCCCAGAGACCCAAAACAGACTTTGAACGAGAACTTCATAAGTGGCACCAGAAACTAGAGCAGGTACGTTTAGACCCTTTGTATCACTTTGCTAAATTTAATGTCAATAATCTAGTATCAGTTATTCAAAATTTTTAGAGTAATGTATTCAAGTACAATTACCAATAAAGCACAAGTGTGCTGTAGCTACATATGTCTATACATTTATACAGATTTGGTAAAAAATTGGCAGCTTTAGTAAAAATAGTTTCAGTCCCAACCACACAGTAAAATAAGTGTGTTTCTCAAGTGTACGCTTAACCATCTGAATCTTTCACTAAGCAATTATTGAATAATCAAAGGAAATCAATTTGCATGTGAATTGCATTGCTTTTTACCAACAAGCGTacaaaataaacacaaaaaaaCAAGTTTCCACTTGTTTCCATGGTATTAATGCAATTTAATGGAAGTGTCCAAATCAACAACAGTAATCATTCAATCTCAGTTAGCTGCAACAAAAATTTCTTCAAGCTCATCTTTTGTGTGACCATTTAACATTGGCCTTTTATTCCCTACATTTTAATCCCTCAATCCCAGGCTTGCCATATTCAAAGGGGCAACCTACATTTAGATTGATAATTATCTGCCTGGTATTAAATCTGTATTCGGCAAAAGTATTTTTACGCATACAGGAAGTTCAAGAATTGCCGAGGACCTGGCAAATGTAAATGAGTGGTTCTAATTGTTTTTGTCAAtaactgggtggtgggggggggggggggaggaagggtgGAGTAAGGTTCTAAGAAAGCTGtcttttttttgatattttgtaATGTGAATGATCTGCCCTTTACAAAATGGATGCCCCAGACCAAAATCATGGGATATCAGCATTTGTACTGAATCAGGAAGACTCCTGGAATTCAGTTCATTTTCTTGACCATATGAAGTTATTGTTAAGAAAAATAATTCTgtagaaatctgagatgcagtgaTAATCTAATATATATAACGTGTGCCCAGAATGAAAACGTTACCTCTGAATTTTGTATTCAGCTTTAAAATAATGTGTCCAATAGCAGGGcttacttttcatttttttttattaagaaaACTGCTCTGGACAGATCAGGATTACCAAGGAACCAAACATGCCCAGTACCTAGTACATTGAGCAATGCAATTAACAATGTACCTTTTGATTAAAAGCTCTTTTTATGAATGCATGATTTTCGTGCATCTTCTGTACTGTTCACCGAACCATGATCTCAGATCATGATAAAAGCATTGAATCTACTCTACCATACGTCATCTCTTTTTATCCAATGTCCTTATTTTAATTTTCATATTTCATATATTGTCCCAAAATAGGtagaggctatttggcccatctgatCTGTATCAGCTCTCAGCCCAGATCCATTCAAAGTATTCTCTCTATAAATTGGTCTACATTCTCTGGGTGATATTCACACACCTCTCCAAGAAGTCTTGAAGAACTATGTTCATCCTGCCTTCACCTGGTTTACTTTTCAGCCAAATCCAGATAACCTTTCACAACCACCTGGATTTATGAGCATTGATTAGGAAATTGgaacatagctgcaacattctgGCACTTGGCTGGACAATTCAGAGTTGAGTGTTGAGAGTCAAAGATTGCTTTCTGGCATTCCTTGCACTAGGACTTGCTCGGGAGATCAGCAGAAAGTGTTCAGGTGAGCTTTGTTCTATTTAGAAGTTGTTAAGGTGTGGATATCATAGCTCTGTATTTGTTAAGGACAATAGAgcgagcgggggggggggggggggacacagtGGATCGTAGTGATTTGACGTTGAAGACAGTGAGTCATAGGAATGGAAGAAGAAGCTGGTGGAATTGTAGAAGGATATGTGCTCCATGTGGAGGTGTGGGGATTGAAGGAAGAAGAAGAAATTGAAATTGGTTCATAATTGTCACAAGTACCAAGTTAttgcataccattcatacagGTCAATTCATGgaggtagtacaaaggaaaacaatacaagaatgcagaatattgtggtacagttacagagaaagtgcagtgcaggtagacaataagatgtaAGGTTAAAATACGATAGATGGTGATATCAAAAGTCCATTTTTAAGCTCTTTCCTTCGCTCTGGTGTTGAACAGGTCTTTTAATGTCTGTAGCTGACAGCCAAAGATTTTCTCTGCTCTACAAGAAGTCAATTTTAAGGGCAAAAAAAACCAATTCTGATTGAGGTTCGAGTTGGAATTGGGtgcacgtcagctctggcaggttttgtaggccattacttcctacaaagcaaaacctaacatcatgagtgcctgtgatgcttcactcccagatgaagaCTCCTCTGTCGTAAGATGTCAAGCCCTGCTGGTGTACCTGGTGTGGCTCTGAAAATCTGCGCCAACCAACTGACGCGAGTATTCGAGGGTATCTTCATCTGCAGTCAGGGATTCCTATCTGTTTCATATCAGTGTCCAGGAAGAGCATGGTCAGCTGCCTGAATGaccatcacccagtggcactcacatctactgtgatgaaatgctctaagaggttgatcatggctagaatcaactcctgcccaagCCGGGACCTCAGcatctgctgcaatttgcctattgtcaaataggtctacagcagatgcagtcTTACTGGCTCTTCCCTTGGATCACCTGGccaatagcaatacctacgtcAGTCTGCTGCTTATTGACTGCAGCTTAGCATTCAATGCAATCATGCGTTCAATTCTACTCAACGAGCTCCAAAAtccgggcctctgtacctccctctgcaactgtatctcctcaccaggagaccacagtccaaGCAGATCAtaagtaacatctcctccttgctgatagtCAACACTGGCATACCTGATGGATCTGTGCCTAGCCCACTGCTCAACTCTGTCTACACCCACggttgtgtggctaggcacagctcatcCATCAACTATAAATCTCCCAACAACACAACTACTGTTAGCAAAACTTAAGATGGTGATGAAGAGGTGTACAGGAACAAGATAGAAGAtgagctagttgagtggtgtggcggcaacaaccttgcacttaacgtcagtaagaccaagggatTGATAGTAgatttcaggaaagggaagttgagggagcacacaccagtcttcattgggAGATCAGATGTAGAAAGGGTGAACACTTCTAAGTTCCTAGATGTCAATGTCTCTGAGTATCTATCCTAGGTCAGACatttaaagaaggcacaacagtggctatatttcattaagagtttgaggaaaaTTCGTATGTTACTAAagtcactcacaaatttctacaggtgtaccatggagattATGGACTCAGTGTCTTGTAAGGTGGGGGGAGGtcattgcacaggatcaggaaaagctaCAGAATGTTGTaagctctgccagctccatcatgggaactgCATCTTTAAGgaccaatgcctcagaaaggtgacatccattattaaagacccccatcacccagggcatgccctcttcttattgcaaccatcaaagaggagacacaggagcctgaagacacacagaaagcattttaggaacagcttcttcccctctgacatcagatttccgaatggataatgaacctatGTACACTTTCCCagtattttcccctctctttttgcactatttattttgatttatagtttttaatattGTGTACTGCCAACGCAAAACAAATTTTGCAATATATTCCACTGAtattaagtctgattctgattttgattcagatTCAGCGGAAGTCTCATCAACAAAGCCCTCAGCTTCTAACTATTTGCAAATGTGCATCACACTCCACATTGTAGCGAGTCCAGAGACCTAATTCTTAAACACTTGTACCTCTCTCCAAATCCCACCTCCTTCTAAGGGAAACAAGCTGGAGTTATTGCCTCCATAACGGgcctcttgaagcacttcatggTGATGGATGTTAGTAGTTATTAAGGCATATTACTTTGTTTCTCTTAGTTACTGCCATGATAGTTGTCTTCTTAAAGCAGATACGAATGAAGGATTGAAGCAGGGAGAGGTGAAAAGTGTCTGCAGAGTACCCCACCTACTAATCTCTGTAAATTGCCACACAGGAAGCAATTTGTGGTAAAACCAAGCCTTTCATTGGCCAGAGATGCACTGATTACCTGTCCTTGATCTTGAATTGGGTACAA encodes the following:
- the LOC132381152 gene encoding protein FAM107B-like isoform X2, with the translated sequence MRDGTKSGNAWSGNRGAELGLKKAKVTQGDGKTELIRPQKPNNPVKDSKSYRALHRELVLNHKRGFVLPRKPELQWVMEQRKYNLLREQEKAQRPKTDFERELHKWHQKLEQYEEEQQKLEEHDNVPEFVKIKENLRTTKKAATVNG
- the LOC132381152 gene encoding protein FAM107B-like isoform X1, whose amino-acid sequence is MGGSQGKRTGFKSMRDGTKSGNAWSGNRGAELGLKKAKVTQGDGKTELIRPQKPNNPVKDSKSYRALHRELVLNHKRGFVLPRKPELQWVMEQRKYNLLREQEKAQRPKTDFERELHKWHQKLEQYEEEQQKLEEHDNVPEFVKIKENLRTTKKAATVNG